One window of Pseudobacteriovorax antillogorgiicola genomic DNA carries:
- a CDS encoding response regulator, with protein MSDSKELPLVFVVDDETDALEVFQDALSLNFRVKTFNRPEEALEAIQESPPDCLVSDLVMPKMDGVEFVRKIRKTNTALPILVISGYGEKDQIIDLFRMGCFDFLSKPFRYQELSEKITRVLKHGKEIHSRTNLDEASKLIRIEDHQLGLKVSFGKAALLSNKNAQLVRLQLMKAQSAITSALTFDFSEVSEVSTENLIFLKSFFDNLEQDGRRFHWHNISAELDTLLSSQLITYNSAV; from the coding sequence ATGTCGGATTCAAAGGAATTACCCCTGGTTTTTGTGGTGGACGATGAAACCGATGCTTTAGAGGTTTTCCAAGATGCTTTAAGCCTGAACTTTCGCGTTAAAACGTTCAATCGCCCTGAAGAGGCCTTGGAGGCGATCCAAGAATCTCCCCCTGACTGCTTGGTGTCAGATTTGGTGATGCCTAAGATGGATGGTGTAGAATTCGTCCGCAAGATTCGAAAGACCAACACCGCACTTCCCATTCTGGTCATCAGTGGCTATGGAGAAAAAGATCAGATCATCGACCTATTCCGTATGGGTTGCTTCGACTTTCTGAGTAAACCGTTTCGCTACCAAGAGCTATCTGAAAAGATTACGAGAGTTTTGAAGCACGGCAAAGAAATCCATTCTCGTACAAACTTAGACGAGGCTAGCAAGCTCATTAGAATTGAAGACCATCAGCTCGGGCTAAAAGTCTCTTTTGGCAAGGCGGCCTTGCTATCGAATAAGAACGCGCAGCTCGTAAGGCTACAGTTAATGAAGGCCCAGTCTGCAATCACTTCAGCACTGACCTTTGATTTTTCTGAAGTAAGTGAGGTAAGTACAGAAAACCTCATATTTCTGAAATCTTTTTTTGACAACCTAGAGCAAGATGGGCGTCGCTTTCATTGGCACAATATTAGCGCTGAGTTGGATACCTTACTTTCATCCCAACTCATTACATATAATTCTGCTGTTTGA
- a CDS encoding FecR family protein: MGPTLELSRFLGFICLLVTYVGGPALAKDKGVRPVVGVIKEVKGAPDVLRDPTPAVTTELKQRSKNQGFAIVLYKKKYWEAFPLKSGLKIYYGDVLSSGRTSKMVLELIDGFKIVMAKDTRVRLTPRFVEDQSGSGSTWLNLLGGKVRAYLLGNRKETRTGFRSRSMVLGVRGTDFVFSVKDKKSQLITIEGDVAARPVSEKEAETFESIAEAYVEKKENQDVISQKIEELKDTQVAEPVSVKRGQKVEVREPAEGGDSPDPAEKALEPFAVAPAESQDLETVKDITEDIQELKADQNDQSLDKLIEDRRLDEPSQDFLAQFKTFSFRIGLENISSDGEGYLIESGGVSLGVEYRPFKYGFASLSFTSGDYKVSINDNNNMEYLTESYDKLMLSIGARYVIWDSLSVGLALSYLGGHQFIFRDPQQKVILVDFDSTTLTRLQLAYNFWQDAEVFLSMGGSNRAARLESIESPQGGDSQHGSRKVDFETGFFRIGLGWAY; the protein is encoded by the coding sequence ATGGGTCCAACATTAGAACTCAGCCGGTTCCTCGGTTTCATATGCTTGCTTGTAACGTATGTTGGTGGCCCGGCCTTGGCTAAAGACAAGGGAGTTAGGCCCGTCGTCGGTGTCATAAAAGAGGTGAAGGGTGCTCCAGATGTTTTACGAGACCCTACACCGGCCGTTACCACTGAGCTTAAGCAACGGTCGAAAAATCAGGGCTTCGCCATTGTCTTGTATAAGAAAAAGTACTGGGAAGCGTTTCCACTGAAGTCAGGATTAAAGATATATTACGGTGACGTCCTAAGCTCCGGTCGGACATCAAAAATGGTCCTTGAGCTAATCGATGGCTTCAAAATTGTTATGGCCAAAGATACTCGCGTTCGGCTCACACCAAGATTTGTAGAAGATCAATCCGGAAGTGGGAGCACTTGGTTAAATCTCTTGGGTGGTAAGGTTAGGGCATACCTACTAGGGAACCGTAAGGAAACTCGCACCGGGTTTCGTTCACGATCAATGGTTTTGGGTGTGCGAGGAACAGACTTCGTTTTCTCAGTCAAAGATAAGAAAAGTCAACTCATAACTATAGAAGGTGATGTGGCAGCGCGACCTGTGTCTGAAAAAGAGGCTGAGACCTTTGAGTCGATTGCGGAGGCCTATGTGGAGAAAAAAGAGAATCAAGACGTTATTAGTCAGAAAATTGAGGAACTTAAAGACACTCAGGTTGCTGAGCCAGTCAGCGTTAAGAGGGGCCAAAAGGTTGAGGTTCGTGAGCCAGCTGAAGGAGGTGACAGTCCTGATCCAGCTGAGAAAGCACTTGAGCCCTTCGCGGTGGCCCCTGCTGAGTCACAAGATCTCGAAACTGTTAAAGACATCACAGAGGATATCCAAGAGCTTAAGGCTGATCAAAACGATCAGTCCCTAGACAAATTAATTGAAGATAGGCGCTTGGACGAGCCAAGCCAGGATTTCCTTGCGCAATTCAAAACCTTTAGTTTCCGAATCGGGTTAGAAAATATTTCATCAGATGGGGAAGGGTATTTGATCGAAAGCGGAGGAGTCTCCTTGGGTGTTGAATATAGGCCTTTTAAATATGGTTTTGCTTCCCTAAGCTTCACTTCAGGGGATTATAAGGTCAGCATTAACGACAACAATAATATGGAGTACCTGACAGAAAGTTATGACAAGCTCATGCTTTCTATCGGGGCTCGCTATGTGATATGGGATTCACTTAGTGTTGGCTTAGCACTCAGCTACCTAGGAGGCCATCAATTCATATTCAGAGATCCACAACAGAAAGTGATCCTTGTGGATTTCGACTCTACGACCCTTACGCGGCTCCAACTCGCCTATAACTTTTGGCAAGATGCGGAAGTCTTCCTGTCCATGGGGGGAAGCAACCGAGCCGCTCGCTTAGAAAGCATAGAAAGCCCCCAAGGAGGGGATAGCCAACATGGGAGCCGAAAGGTTGATTTCGAGACCGGCTTTTTCAGGATTGGGTTGGGGTGGGCCTACTAA
- a CDS encoding MBL fold metallo-hydrolase produces MKQILAIFGSLWLTGCSSMGSNPSHVDQERFKQSQQYNSEKQVFENRQADLFEKMNARFSLWSNLRKWLEDAPDRAPGGKLPEVRPDMEEFMSTDDDVKIIWFGHSTFLMNLGGKTVLVDPIFSNNAAPVSFLVERFQPPVLSIHELPPIDYIVISHDHYDHLDMESIRFFRDKSPTFLVPLGVGSHLRAWGIDQKMILEKDWWESFEADGITFTATPAQHFSGRGLSNRNSTLWASWVIQTPSHRIFFSGDSGYDTHFKSIGEKLGPFDLALLDNGQYNIDWREVHLLPEEAITAINDLNAKKFFPVHWGMFVLSYHTWYEPIEKAFALSRKNNIELVAPKIGEVLYVNRTSTLEAWWRRVKSSLPGT; encoded by the coding sequence ATGAAGCAGATCTTAGCAATATTTGGATCGCTTTGGCTTACGGGATGTTCCAGCATGGGCAGCAACCCAAGCCACGTCGATCAGGAGCGATTTAAACAGTCACAGCAGTATAATTCTGAAAAGCAAGTCTTCGAAAACAGGCAGGCCGATCTATTCGAAAAAATGAATGCTAGATTCAGTTTATGGTCTAATCTGCGTAAATGGCTGGAGGATGCCCCGGACCGGGCTCCAGGTGGTAAGCTACCTGAAGTACGCCCCGACATGGAAGAATTCATGTCCACAGATGATGACGTCAAGATCATTTGGTTTGGTCACTCCACCTTTCTCATGAACCTCGGTGGCAAAACAGTGCTCGTCGATCCGATATTTTCCAACAATGCGGCACCGGTAAGCTTTCTTGTAGAGCGATTTCAGCCCCCCGTTCTGAGCATTCATGAGCTACCACCGATAGACTACATCGTAATCTCCCACGACCACTATGACCATCTCGACATGGAATCGATTCGGTTTTTCAGGGATAAAAGCCCTACGTTCTTAGTTCCTCTAGGTGTAGGAAGCCACCTTCGCGCTTGGGGAATCGACCAGAAAATGATCCTGGAGAAAGATTGGTGGGAGTCATTTGAGGCAGACGGTATTACATTCACAGCAACCCCGGCCCAACACTTCTCTGGTCGTGGCCTGAGCAATCGCAATAGCACGCTATGGGCATCATGGGTGATCCAAACCCCAAGCCATCGAATTTTCTTCAGTGGAGATTCGGGCTATGATACCCATTTTAAATCCATAGGAGAGAAACTGGGGCCGTTCGACCTTGCTCTCCTTGACAACGGTCAATACAATATCGATTGGCGAGAAGTTCATCTTCTTCCAGAAGAAGCGATTACCGCTATCAATGACTTGAATGCAAAGAAATTCTTCCCAGTTCATTGGGGGATGTTCGTTCTTAGTTACCATACTTGGTATGAACCAATTGAGAAGGCCTTTGCCCTTTCCCGCAAAAACAATATTGAGCTTGTGGCTCCAAAGATCGGTGAAGTGCTCTACGTTAACCGAACAAGCACGCTAGAAGCCTGGTGGCGAAGAGTTAAGTCTAGCCTACCAGGTACTTAG
- a CDS encoding ATP-binding protein — protein MESEYNFRRKVLIGLSISIGLAELVAVIFREIVRPYQDMGFYVGLFVGISLFLNGMIARKFQSTTFSAHTFLALCVGFLTYSVGNDLGIQAPGVVFLSLVPVLAFFLLGFSNGVAYTVYCLLFLLALAWGDISGSWPSRAITAESRAQLAGVIGAIAVVMGGSLGAVFEWNRSRTLKRLDELNKRLREEKAIAEQASKHKSQFLANMSHEIRTPMNGILGMNALLKEEVSDPYLEEKIAIIESSSNHLLRVIDDILDFSKLENKMLALEEITFNLDSLFNETVLILEEEAKKSKVAIQYNLASGVPHWISGDPTRIRQVMINLLSNGIKFSDGNDVVIEVAREADNLLKVNVIDKGIGIPEDKLEHIFSSFTQSDISTTRKFGGTGLGLSISRTLARLMGGDLTVESRLGEGATFTFRFSYKKASAPAEGQSSDPTLMTDYSSLRVLVVEDNEVNQQVIDLHLKKLKIQADLVSNGQEAVDQCQTKVYDLILMDCHMPVLDGFEATQKILESNNGNEFIVALTAGVLPEEQARCREVGMVDVLLKPLNRALLMSVLERAKRKEAA, from the coding sequence ATGGAATCCGAATACAATTTCCGGCGTAAAGTACTCATTGGGCTTTCCATTTCAATTGGATTGGCGGAGCTTGTGGCGGTTATTTTTCGAGAGATTGTCAGACCCTATCAAGATATGGGTTTTTACGTGGGGCTATTCGTTGGAATTTCTCTTTTTCTTAATGGAATGATTGCCAGAAAATTTCAATCGACGACCTTCTCCGCTCACACATTTCTCGCTTTGTGCGTAGGGTTTTTAACGTATAGTGTCGGCAATGACCTAGGTATTCAGGCTCCTGGAGTCGTCTTTCTTTCTCTGGTTCCAGTCCTAGCGTTCTTCCTTCTCGGTTTTTCTAATGGAGTTGCTTATACTGTCTACTGCCTGCTGTTTTTACTAGCACTGGCTTGGGGAGATATTAGCGGTTCCTGGCCATCCCGAGCAATCACGGCCGAATCGAGAGCGCAACTTGCTGGTGTCATCGGCGCGATAGCAGTTGTGATGGGTGGCTCTTTGGGTGCTGTGTTCGAGTGGAATCGCAGCCGGACCTTGAAGCGGCTCGACGAGTTGAATAAACGCCTTCGGGAAGAGAAGGCCATTGCAGAACAAGCCTCGAAACACAAATCACAGTTTCTAGCAAATATGTCTCATGAAATTCGAACTCCAATGAATGGTATCTTGGGAATGAATGCCTTGTTAAAAGAAGAGGTGTCAGATCCCTACCTTGAAGAAAAGATTGCTATCATTGAATCGTCGAGCAACCACCTCCTGCGTGTTATCGATGATATCCTAGATTTTTCGAAATTAGAAAACAAGATGTTAGCACTTGAAGAAATAACGTTCAACCTAGACAGTCTCTTTAACGAAACAGTTCTAATCCTAGAAGAAGAGGCGAAGAAAAGTAAAGTCGCGATTCAATACAATTTGGCATCTGGGGTTCCACATTGGATTTCTGGTGATCCAACAAGAATTCGCCAGGTGATGATTAATTTGCTTTCCAATGGAATCAAATTCTCAGATGGCAATGATGTTGTAATCGAAGTTGCTAGGGAAGCAGATAACTTGCTCAAAGTAAATGTAATCGACAAAGGTATTGGTATCCCAGAAGATAAGTTAGAGCATATCTTTTCTTCATTCACCCAATCGGATATTTCTACAACCAGAAAGTTTGGTGGAACCGGACTAGGATTGAGTATTAGCCGAACCTTGGCTCGGCTTATGGGTGGGGATCTAACAGTAGAAAGTCGTCTTGGCGAAGGTGCAACCTTCACTTTTAGGTTCTCGTATAAAAAAGCGTCTGCTCCGGCTGAAGGTCAGAGCTCAGATCCTACTCTAATGACCGATTATAGTTCTCTCAGAGTTTTGGTTGTCGAAGATAATGAAGTAAATCAGCAGGTCATCGATCTGCATCTTAAGAAGCTAAAGATCCAGGCAGACTTAGTAAGCAATGGCCAGGAAGCAGTAGATCAATGCCAAACTAAGGTCTATGATCTGATCCTTATGGATTGCCATATGCCTGTGTTGGATGGCTTTGAAGCTACACAGAAGATTCTTGAGAGCAACAATGGAAACGAATTTATTGTTGCGCTTACAGCTGGGGTATTGCCAGAGGAACAAGCTAGATGCCGCGAGGTGGGCATGGTTGATGTTCTTTTGAAGCCTCTGAATCGAGCACTTCTGATGAGTGTTTTGGAGCGCGCGAAGAGAAAAGAGGCTGCTTAA
- a CDS encoding DUF6345 domain-containing protein, producing MKFSRFLRFQANAIAISVPISLIAMSSLASASEGEGRSNLAQQTQLPVLKVQKRGIDENQAYGLAEKLGIEAREGFLSEFGVMNYMDEKQFQFIPVKGLGEGYSGEDQFPVLYQAIDFEGVKRIKVLPADEAQNRVQEALMGANIWPSRLFKPDIRASHSTFHAETRDGDVIVRQELDTEVSIDMYYEGIQIVGPGSNMNVVLNGEGASTRTYVAFDQLEPGELIDVISREEAVKACQNLGISSLPEVKKIVPRLVYYAPPQDQQAKVYLPHYECNVTLYDEGRDIETLRHIIPATFDERWSSKIELKGELLGETVVAKVSISGGTPPFKIFWSSSSGFNASGQTAVRFQPTPREKQEYEVVVVKVVDQNGVSTTKRISVEGPFHRRAGGEIDINVGGVRDFGTENAVTNEFGALEQGFINRMSSDGVTKNFSWTGMNAWEQDFKSSQDSSWVDNTDITFYVGHGYGGGFTFENTTQDDSTLYHTDATDDWGDKDLEWLALLSCQVLKDSWSSMSRFERWKQEFDGLHLLLGFHTNAYAWSSFSGKFADNMVRQPFLWWNKPMKVKDAWFSAKDTNQPSGVVAVAMGVFRYDGVSNMNDYFWGKGSVGPDIRDSDIAGYWSISSP from the coding sequence ATGAAATTCAGTAGATTTTTACGATTTCAGGCAAATGCAATAGCTATTTCTGTTCCTATCTCACTCATAGCAATGAGTTCACTTGCTTCAGCAAGCGAAGGTGAGGGTAGAAGCAATCTAGCTCAACAAACCCAGCTTCCTGTCCTCAAAGTTCAGAAGCGAGGGATCGATGAGAACCAAGCTTACGGTCTTGCAGAAAAGTTAGGCATCGAGGCTAGGGAAGGGTTCCTTTCCGAATTTGGTGTGATGAATTATATGGATGAGAAGCAATTTCAGTTTATTCCTGTAAAAGGCTTAGGGGAAGGTTATTCTGGAGAAGATCAGTTTCCGGTTCTTTACCAGGCTATTGATTTTGAAGGGGTCAAGCGAATCAAAGTGCTGCCTGCTGATGAAGCTCAAAATAGAGTGCAAGAAGCTTTAATGGGTGCAAATATATGGCCGTCTCGGTTGTTTAAGCCTGATATTAGGGCTAGCCATAGCACTTTTCATGCGGAAACTAGAGATGGAGATGTAATTGTTAGGCAAGAGCTTGATACCGAAGTTTCGATCGATATGTACTACGAAGGAATCCAAATTGTTGGACCCGGATCTAATATGAACGTCGTACTCAACGGTGAAGGAGCTAGTACGCGAACTTATGTTGCTTTTGACCAGCTTGAGCCAGGAGAATTGATTGATGTAATTTCCCGCGAGGAGGCTGTCAAAGCTTGTCAAAACTTAGGGATTAGTAGTTTGCCTGAAGTTAAAAAGATTGTTCCGAGGTTGGTGTACTATGCTCCACCACAGGATCAACAGGCAAAGGTATATCTACCCCACTATGAATGTAACGTCACACTCTATGACGAAGGCCGTGACATCGAAACTCTAAGGCACATCATTCCTGCAACATTTGATGAGCGATGGAGTTCAAAAATTGAGCTAAAGGGAGAATTATTGGGAGAAACGGTAGTAGCGAAGGTTAGCATTTCCGGAGGAACGCCGCCCTTCAAAATATTTTGGTCTAGCTCGTCGGGGTTTAATGCCAGTGGTCAAACAGCTGTACGGTTTCAGCCAACACCAAGAGAGAAGCAAGAATATGAAGTTGTTGTCGTAAAAGTTGTCGATCAAAACGGAGTTTCTACAACGAAACGAATATCGGTAGAGGGTCCATTCCATCGCAGAGCTGGTGGAGAGATTGATATCAATGTCGGTGGGGTTAGAGACTTTGGTACTGAAAATGCTGTGACCAATGAATTTGGAGCCCTAGAGCAAGGTTTCATCAATCGGATGTCCTCTGATGGAGTGACTAAAAACTTTAGCTGGACAGGTATGAATGCTTGGGAACAGGATTTTAAGTCAAGCCAAGATAGCAGTTGGGTTGATAATACTGATATCACATTTTACGTGGGACACGGTTATGGAGGTGGATTCACCTTCGAAAATACCACTCAAGATGACTCGACCCTATATCACACCGATGCCACTGATGACTGGGGTGACAAGGATCTAGAGTGGTTGGCATTACTCTCCTGCCAGGTGCTCAAAGATTCATGGAGCAGCATGAGTCGCTTTGAACGCTGGAAACAAGAGTTTGACGGGCTGCACCTGTTACTAGGCTTTCACACAAATGCCTACGCCTGGTCGAGCTTCTCTGGAAAATTCGCTGATAATATGGTGAGGCAGCCGTTCCTCTGGTGGAACAAGCCGATGAAGGTTAAGGACGCTTGGTTCAGTGCTAAAGATACCAACCAACCATCCGGGGTTGTAGCAGTTGCAATGGGTGTCTTCCGATATGATGGTGTGAGTAACATGAATGACTATTTTTGGGGCAAGGGGAGTGTGGGTCCAGACATCCGTGATTCTGATATCGCAGGCTATTGGTCGATTTCAAGCCCCTAA
- the thrS gene encoding threonine--tRNA ligase, translating into MVKVTFPDGNAKEFDDGVTGMEIAKGISPKLAKNSVALKTGDTITDLMTPLTTDTSIQILSKTDEDSLEVIRHSTAHLLAFAVQNLWPGTQVTIGPVIKDGFFYDFKFPEDVKLSDKDLPQIEKEMRRLLKANHPFVRRVVPRDEAVKLFKDMGEHFKCEVIDAIPENEDVSIYDLGDGWFDVCRGPHVPSSKFLGIFKLTHIAGAYWRGDENRDQLTRIYGTAWASQEQLDEHLYRMEEAKKRDHRVLGKKLNLFSFHDEAPANAFFHPRGTVLYNQLQNYMRKSNREAGFEEVGTPLVMNVDLWHKSGHYDNYKENMYFTNVDDREAAIKPMNCPGHCLVYKSTRHSYRDLPLRFSEFGRVHRHEPSGATHGLFRVRTFVQDDAHIFCTVEQIQEEIEGVLRQIDKVYKYMGFDNVRLELSTRPEKSIGSDEVWQTAEAALEKVLKSSGKTWQLNPGDGAFYGPKIDCHLIDSLGRSWQCGTVQLDFSMPERFGLEYMGSDDNKHTPVMIHRAVLGSIERFLGIMIEHFAGRFPVWLAPEQVKIIPIGDRHLEYAEEVTNALQAKGLRVKMDGRNERLNFKIREAQMEQVPYMVVIGDNEADQRTLSPRKVNGDQLDPMNLEAFAKTLIEEGALD; encoded by the coding sequence ATGGTTAAGGTAACGTTCCCTGACGGCAACGCGAAGGAATTCGACGATGGTGTTACAGGGATGGAAATTGCAAAAGGCATCAGTCCCAAACTTGCAAAAAACTCAGTGGCTCTTAAGACCGGCGACACGATCACCGACTTAATGACCCCCTTAACCACGGACACCAGCATTCAGATTCTTAGCAAGACAGATGAAGACTCTCTCGAAGTGATTCGTCACTCGACAGCTCACCTTCTTGCTTTTGCAGTGCAAAACCTCTGGCCTGGAACTCAGGTAACCATCGGACCGGTTATCAAAGATGGTTTCTTCTACGACTTTAAGTTTCCCGAAGACGTCAAGCTAAGCGACAAAGACCTTCCGCAAATTGAAAAGGAAATGCGCCGTTTACTTAAGGCCAACCATCCGTTTGTGAGACGGGTGGTTCCCAGAGACGAAGCCGTTAAACTCTTTAAAGATATGGGAGAGCACTTCAAATGTGAAGTGATCGATGCGATTCCAGAAAATGAAGACGTCTCCATATATGACTTAGGTGATGGCTGGTTTGACGTTTGCCGTGGCCCTCATGTGCCTTCCAGCAAATTCCTAGGCATCTTTAAGTTAACTCACATTGCTGGTGCATACTGGAGAGGTGATGAGAACCGTGATCAACTTACGCGGATCTACGGCACCGCTTGGGCAAGTCAAGAGCAGCTAGATGAGCACCTCTACCGAATGGAAGAGGCTAAAAAACGTGATCACCGGGTTTTGGGTAAGAAACTCAACCTTTTCAGCTTCCATGATGAAGCTCCAGCTAATGCCTTTTTTCATCCGAGAGGAACGGTTCTTTATAATCAACTACAGAACTATATGCGCAAGAGCAATCGTGAGGCTGGCTTTGAAGAGGTTGGAACACCCCTTGTGATGAACGTAGACCTTTGGCACAAGAGTGGACACTACGATAACTATAAAGAAAACATGTATTTTACCAACGTCGATGATCGGGAAGCTGCGATTAAACCGATGAACTGCCCCGGTCACTGCCTCGTTTACAAGTCTACAAGACATAGTTATCGGGACCTTCCCCTCCGTTTCTCTGAGTTTGGCCGAGTCCACCGTCACGAGCCAAGCGGCGCCACCCATGGCCTCTTCCGAGTGCGAACGTTCGTCCAAGATGATGCCCATATCTTTTGTACAGTGGAGCAGATTCAAGAAGAGATCGAAGGTGTTCTGAGACAAATCGATAAAGTATACAAGTACATGGGCTTCGATAATGTCCGTCTTGAGCTTTCAACACGCCCTGAGAAATCCATCGGTAGCGATGAAGTATGGCAAACAGCGGAAGCTGCCTTGGAGAAGGTTCTTAAAAGCTCTGGAAAAACCTGGCAGCTAAACCCCGGTGATGGTGCGTTCTACGGCCCGAAAATTGACTGTCATTTGATCGACTCACTCGGGCGCTCTTGGCAGTGTGGAACTGTTCAGCTCGACTTTTCCATGCCAGAGCGGTTTGGGCTTGAGTACATGGGTTCCGATGATAATAAGCACACCCCTGTGATGATCCACCGCGCTGTATTGGGGAGCATCGAGCGTTTCTTAGGGATTATGATCGAACACTTTGCTGGTCGATTCCCCGTTTGGCTAGCTCCTGAGCAGGTGAAGATCATTCCAATTGGCGATCGCCACCTAGAGTATGCGGAAGAAGTGACAAATGCACTTCAGGCCAAAGGCTTGCGGGTGAAGATGGATGGTCGGAATGAGCGCTTGAATTTTAAAATTCGAGAAGCTCAAATGGAGCAGGTGCCTTATATGGTGGTGATTGGTGACAACGAAGCCGACCAGCGCACCTTGAGCCCAAGAAAAGTAAATGGTGATCAGCTTGATCCTATGAACCTGGAAGCCTTTGCCAAGACACTGATCGAAGAAGGTGCTTTAGACTAG
- a CDS encoding sulfurtransferase: MPYNLLISAEELHQILHQGSTVAIDCRYRLESPRWGLTQYRLGHIPGAIFIDMDHELSGPPTAGQTGRHPLPHRSTFHLTARQLGLSPKQQLVVYDQGPGCFASRAWWMFRWLGFENVAVLDGGFANWQKSNPVTQEIRTLPLADWDLPPEPFLVASAQDIMNHLGKIDLLDARNLDRFEGKNETIDPVAGHIQTARSAPFEKNLNSEGLFKEPSQLRSHYLGILSGKADEAICYCGSGVTATHNILAMKLAGLGEARLYPGSWSEWITDPKRPIETGS, encoded by the coding sequence ATGCCTTATAACTTGCTCATATCTGCCGAGGAACTGCATCAAATCCTACACCAAGGGTCCACCGTTGCCATCGACTGCCGCTATCGGCTAGAGTCGCCACGGTGGGGCCTGACACAATACCGACTCGGTCACATACCGGGCGCTATATTTATAGATATGGACCACGAACTATCGGGACCGCCGACTGCAGGACAAACAGGACGCCACCCCCTACCGCACCGCAGTACATTTCACCTTACCGCAAGACAGCTAGGATTGTCCCCCAAGCAGCAGCTTGTAGTCTATGACCAGGGGCCAGGGTGTTTCGCCAGCCGAGCTTGGTGGATGTTTCGCTGGCTAGGCTTCGAAAATGTCGCAGTCCTCGATGGAGGCTTCGCGAATTGGCAGAAGTCAAATCCCGTCACTCAGGAGATTCGCACCCTGCCCCTAGCTGACTGGGACCTGCCACCGGAACCGTTTCTTGTGGCAAGCGCCCAGGACATTATGAATCACCTAGGTAAAATCGACTTACTTGATGCTAGGAACCTCGATCGCTTCGAGGGTAAAAACGAAACCATTGACCCTGTCGCTGGTCATATCCAAACAGCCCGCAGTGCCCCGTTTGAAAAAAATCTCAATTCGGAAGGGCTTTTTAAGGAGCCATCCCAATTACGATCCCACTACCTTGGAATCCTTTCTGGCAAAGCTGACGAGGCTATCTGCTACTGTGGATCGGGGGTTACGGCCACTCACAATATCCTGGCCATGAAGTTGGCCGGACTTGGGGAAGCTCGCCTTTACCCAGGCTCCTGGAGCGAGTGGATCACAGATCCTAAGCGGCCCATCGAAACAGGGAGCTAG